The proteins below come from a single Acidimicrobiia bacterium genomic window:
- a CDS encoding IS481 family transposase, with translation MDDRDQQRKIRHRLAMLRHAAEVTGSVAQTCRYYGISRQCFYKWLRRYEELGENGLRDGSSRPRVSPNATQGEVVGKILYLRQHYHFGPLKISMYLHRYHDVTISSSGVWRILKRLEMNRLPSSQRYKQHEKRWKRYEKQLPGHRVQVDVKFIEALPGSRKKHYQFTAIDDCTRIRVLRIYPRNNQKTAIQFIDYVLEKLPFQVETIQTDNGAEFQSGFHWHVLDRGINHVYIKPATPRLNGKVERSHRIDAEEFYRMLDGVVIDTTEMFNLKLQEWEDFYNFNRPHGGLDGQTPYERLRHKTTTPA, from the coding sequence ATGGACGATCGAGACCAGCAACGCAAGATCCGACACCGCCTGGCGATGCTGCGACACGCGGCCGAGGTCACGGGCAGTGTCGCTCAGACGTGCCGGTACTACGGGATCTCGCGCCAGTGCTTCTACAAGTGGCTCCGGCGTTACGAGGAGCTCGGTGAGAACGGGTTGCGGGATGGCTCGTCACGACCGCGCGTGAGCCCGAACGCGACGCAGGGTGAGGTCGTCGGCAAGATCCTCTACTTGCGTCAGCATTACCACTTCGGGCCGTTGAAGATCTCGATGTATCTGCACCGGTATCACGACGTCACGATCAGTTCTTCAGGCGTGTGGCGGATCCTCAAGCGGCTCGAGATGAACCGACTCCCGAGCTCGCAGCGCTATAAGCAGCACGAGAAACGTTGGAAGCGCTACGAGAAACAGCTCCCGGGGCATCGGGTCCAAGTCGACGTGAAGTTCATCGAGGCGCTGCCTGGGTCACGAAAGAAGCACTACCAGTTCACCGCCATCGACGACTGCACCCGCATCCGCGTGCTGCGGATCTACCCCCGCAACAACCAGAAGACCGCGATCCAGTTCATCGACTACGTGCTCGAGAAGCTCCCGTTCCAGGTCGAGACCATCCAGACCGACAACGGCGCCGAGTTCCAGTCGGGCTTCCACTGGCACGTCCTCGACCGCGGCATCAACCACGTCTACATCAAGCCGGCAACCCCGAGACTCAACGGAAAGGTGGAACGCTCACATCGGATCGACGCCGAGGAGTTCTACCGAATGCTCGACGGTGTCGTGATCGACACCACCGAGATGTTCAACCTCAAGCTCCAAGAATGGGAAGACTTCTACA